One Leptolyngbya subtilissima AS-A7 genomic window carries:
- a CDS encoding tetratricopeptide repeat protein — protein sequence MDNSELQKRHFAALKGKYQVGQYKSSASDAFLYLILRKAELNIQITSIEFQWLVENRLFKAIEIISLQQYQAEDLKRLEVEFLSLRPKYYVPEELALSIDSPVYSIIWKLDAGSIPVNSELELLSSCGLSVTVDLIQDIINFSKFKVSYRASKHPDHFPEEPLYSILKKLDLREQLSDLEADWLLKHDFDETLEIYWQQEDERKAIAEFLDLKARYHIDSFLDVSISSPLYSILKKLKEKQELQDSECEWLEQQALTQLASVDRNRKDTNLFKELKVKYQANQYKDSDPSGKLFPLLRDIESKTTEDDIRWLLSEGLTETAEIAKGFHFKLLKAKYQILGQLTIDPFYEIMLKLERRERLDPKQVIQLIEEGRLSRHGKIATAHYELEAIFYEKEYQRTKNMWNLPSASSSWRKADEPQNALKVTEKLDWHKVQESDLKSALWVTRGAAFRDLSRLDESERCASQAMECQPDSHQPYTLLGAICYDRSEYEKGDQWFEMAADRGADDTDNEIERIVRMTKDRNKRREIAEYLLEKNPGRYGWASSYLR from the coding sequence ATGGATAACAGTGAGCTACAGAAAAGGCACTTTGCTGCCCTTAAAGGGAAATATCAAGTGGGTCAGTACAAAAGTTCTGCGTCTGATGCTTTTCTGTATCTGATCTTAAGGAAAGCTGAACTGAACATTCAGATAACAAGTATTGAGTTTCAATGGTTAGTAGAGAATCGCCTCTTTAAAGCTATTGAAATTATTTCCTTGCAGCAATATCAGGCAGAGGATCTAAAAAGACTAGAAGTTGAATTTTTGTCTCTGCGTCCTAAATATTATGTTCCTGAGGAACTAGCTCTTTCAATTGACAGCCCAGTTTATTCAATAATTTGGAAATTGGATGCTGGCAGTATTCCTGTAAACTCAGAGCTTGAGCTGCTGTCCAGTTGTGGCCTTTCGGTAACAGTTGATTTAATTCAAGATATTATAAATTTCTCAAAATTTAAGGTTAGCTATAGGGCAAGCAAACATCCAGATCATTTTCCTGAAGAACCTCTTTACTCAATTTTGAAGAAACTTGACCTGAGAGAGCAACTATCTGACCTAGAGGCTGATTGGCTTTTAAAGCATGATTTTGACGAAACACTAGAAATCTATTGGCAGCAGGAAGATGAAAGAAAAGCTATAGCTGAGTTCTTAGACTTGAAAGCTAGATACCATATTGATTCTTTCCTAGACGTATCTATTTCTAGTCCGCTCTATTCTATTCTGAAAAAATTAAAGGAAAAACAAGAACTTCAGGATAGTGAATGTGAATGGCTGGAGCAGCAGGCGCTAACTCAGTTGGCCTCGGTTGATCGAAATCGTAAGGACACGAATTTATTCAAAGAACTTAAAGTTAAATATCAAGCAAATCAATACAAGGATTCCGATCCCTCTGGCAAATTATTCCCGCTTCTTAGAGATATAGAATCCAAAACAACTGAAGACGATATTCGATGGTTGCTATCCGAAGGACTTACTGAAACAGCAGAGATTGCTAAAGGGTTTCACTTTAAACTATTGAAAGCGAAGTATCAGATCTTAGGGCAATTAACGATTGATCCCTTTTATGAAATCATGCTTAAACTTGAGCGTCGGGAACGACTCGACCCCAAGCAGGTGATTCAGCTAATTGAAGAAGGTCGTCTTTCTCGACATGGGAAAATAGCAACTGCACACTACGAGCTAGAGGCAATTTTTTATGAAAAAGAATATCAAAGAACTAAAAATATGTGGAACTTGCCGAGTGCGAGTAGTAGTTGGCGTAAGGCAGATGAACCTCAAAATGCACTGAAAGTCACAGAAAAATTGGACTGGCACAAAGTCCAAGAATCTGATTTGAAATCAGCTCTATGGGTGACAAGAGGTGCGGCTTTTCGAGATCTTAGTCGTTTGGATGAGTCGGAACGGTGTGCATCGCAAGCAATGGAATGTCAACCTGACAGTCACCAGCCCTACACCCTGTTGGGTGCGATTTGCTACGACAGGAGTGAATACGAAAAGGGTGATCAGTGGTTTGAGATGGCAGCAGACCGTGGGGCCGACGATACTGACAATGAGATTGAAAGAATTGTCAGAATGACAAAAGACAGAAACAAGCGTCGAGAAATTGCAGAGTATCTTCTTGAAAAGAATCCAGGTCGTTATGGTTGGGCAAGTTCATATCTTAGGTAG
- the ribBA gene encoding bifunctional 3,4-dihydroxy-2-butanone-4-phosphate synthase/GTP cyclohydrolase II gives MLNPESEMPPALRQSPSDLELPSDFQFDSIESALHDLAAGKSIVVVDDENRENEGDVICAAQFATPDIINFMAVEARGLICLAMTGERLDQLDLPLMVSPSAFEDENEQTAFTVSIDAALSWGVTTGISADDRARTIQVAINPNARPQDLRRPGHIFPLRAKDGGVLKRAGHTEAGVDLARLAGLYPAGVICEIQNPDGSMARLPELVNYAKAFGLKLISIADLIHYRLQHERFVQREAVASMPTQFGDFAIYAYRNLLDGSEHVAMVKGDPATFADQSVMVRVHSECLTGDAFGSLRCDCRMQLQAALKMIDAAGRGVVVYLRQEGRGIGLVNKLKAYSLQDMGLDTVEANEKLGLPVDQRNYGIGAQILNDIGVQKFCLITNNPRKIAGIKGYGLDMVSRVPLIIEATAYNSGYLATKAQKLGHLLVQTYLATVAIHWRSGDLPVQERYQKLEHLRELAHSQGLLLQEEARPVAAALFSQPDLIVNLGLDTLPVEGSEVWYHDCEQPQMNAIATLLDKLAAWPEIDQLAFLISGGSDPFSGLQVGLDRQVFHHDAVPTPETVKPSDLCGSLESQRIYVFSSHIPAD, from the coding sequence GTGCTCAACCCAGAATCGGAGATGCCGCCCGCCCTTCGTCAGTCCCCCTCCGACCTCGAACTGCCCTCCGATTTTCAGTTCGATTCCATTGAGTCGGCGCTCCACGACCTAGCGGCCGGCAAGTCGATTGTGGTAGTGGATGACGAAAACCGCGAGAACGAAGGGGACGTGATCTGCGCCGCCCAGTTTGCCACCCCCGACATCATTAACTTCATGGCAGTGGAAGCGCGGGGGCTAATCTGCCTGGCGATGACCGGCGAACGGCTCGACCAGCTGGATCTTCCTCTGATGGTCAGCCCCAGCGCCTTCGAAGACGAAAACGAGCAGACCGCCTTCACCGTCAGCATCGACGCTGCCCTAAGCTGGGGCGTCACCACGGGCATTTCTGCCGACGATCGCGCCCGCACCATTCAGGTCGCCATCAACCCCAATGCTCGCCCCCAAGACCTGCGCCGTCCAGGGCATATTTTCCCTTTGCGGGCTAAGGATGGCGGCGTGCTGAAGCGAGCCGGTCATACTGAAGCCGGGGTCGATCTGGCTCGGCTGGCGGGGCTCTATCCCGCCGGGGTGATCTGCGAAATTCAAAACCCTGACGGGTCGATGGCGCGATTGCCCGAGTTGGTCAACTATGCCAAAGCCTTTGGCCTCAAGCTGATCAGCATTGCTGATTTAATTCACTACCGCCTTCAGCACGAGCGCTTTGTGCAGCGCGAGGCGGTGGCCAGCATGCCCACCCAGTTTGGCGACTTTGCCATCTACGCCTACCGCAACCTGCTCGATGGCTCTGAGCATGTGGCCATGGTGAAGGGCGACCCGGCCACCTTTGCCGATCAGTCGGTCATGGTGCGCGTCCACTCTGAGTGCCTCACGGGGGACGCTTTTGGCTCTCTGCGCTGCGACTGCCGCATGCAGCTCCAGGCGGCGCTAAAAATGATCGATGCGGCCGGGCGTGGCGTAGTGGTCTACCTGCGCCAGGAGGGGCGCGGCATTGGCCTGGTCAACAAGCTCAAAGCTTACTCTCTGCAAGATATGGGCCTTGATACGGTTGAGGCCAACGAGAAGTTGGGCCTGCCCGTAGACCAGCGCAACTACGGCATTGGGGCACAAATTCTCAATGACATCGGCGTACAGAAATTTTGCCTGATTACCAACAACCCTCGCAAAATTGCGGGTATCAAGGGCTATGGCTTGGATATGGTGAGCCGGGTGCCGCTGATTATTGAGGCTACTGCCTATAATTCGGGCTACTTGGCTACCAAAGCCCAAAAGCTGGGACATCTACTGGTGCAGACATACCTGGCAACGGTGGCTATCCATTGGCGCAGCGGCGACTTGCCGGTGCAGGAGCGCTACCAAAAGTTAGAGCACCTGCGCGAACTAGCCCACAGTCAGGGGCTGTTGCTGCAAGAAGAAGCCCGACCGGTGGCGGCAGCGCTGTTTAGCCAGCCGGATCTGATTGTGAATCTAGGGCTAGATACCTTGCCTGTGGAGGGGTCTGAGGTGTGGTACCACGACTGTGAGCAGCCGCAGATGAATGCGATCGCCACCCTACTCGACAAACTCGCCGCTTGGCCCGAAATTGACCAGCTCGCGTTCTTAATCTCTGGCGGCAGCGACCCCTTCAGCGGCTTGCAGGTGGGTCTCGATCGCCAAGTCTTTCACCACGACGCGGTGCCAACTCCCGAAACCGTTAAACCTTCCGACCTCTGCGGTAGCTTGGAAAGCCAGCGCATCTACGTATTCTCCAGCCATATTCCAGCTGATTAG
- the argC gene encoding N-acetyl-gamma-glutamyl-phosphate reductase yields the protein MSESPVGKIKVGIVGASGYGGVQLVRLLTQHPGVELVYLGGDSSAGQPYTDIYPHLAGSVNLTVEAVDLGEIAQRCQVVFLSLPNGLAHTMAPTLLERGCRVLDLSADYRFENLNTYQSWYGGDRSDQSLAGEAVYGLPELFRDRIRNARLVGCPGCYPTASLLGIAPLLKQGLAQPETLIIDAKSGTSGGGRVAKTGMLLAEASNSLGAYGVARHRHTPEIEAICTGLASQEVMVQFTPHLIPMVRGILATIYATLRDPGLVRDDLLTIYSAFYRSSPWVTVLPSGTYPQTKWAWGTNRCYIGLETDPRTGRVIVMSAIDNLMKGQASQAVQCLNLMMGLEESLGLPTTTFYP from the coding sequence ATGAGCGAGTCACCCGTCGGAAAAATCAAAGTCGGCATTGTGGGCGCGTCGGGCTACGGCGGGGTGCAGTTGGTGCGGCTGCTTACCCAGCATCCAGGGGTAGAGTTGGTCTACTTGGGGGGCGACAGCAGCGCCGGACAGCCCTACACCGATATCTACCCTCATCTAGCAGGTTCCGTCAATTTGACGGTGGAAGCCGTAGATTTGGGCGAAATTGCCCAGCGTTGCCAGGTTGTGTTTCTGTCGTTACCCAACGGGCTGGCTCACACCATGGCCCCAACGCTGCTGGAGCGGGGCTGTCGGGTGCTTGACCTCTCCGCCGACTACCGCTTTGAAAATTTGAACACCTACCAGTCGTGGTACGGAGGCGATCGCAGCGACCAGAGCCTTGCGGGAGAAGCCGTGTATGGGCTGCCTGAGCTATTTCGCGATCGCATTCGTAACGCCCGCCTGGTGGGCTGCCCCGGCTGCTACCCCACCGCCAGCCTGCTCGGCATTGCTCCGCTGCTCAAGCAGGGGCTTGCCCAGCCCGAAACTCTCATTATTGATGCCAAATCTGGCACCTCTGGCGGTGGTCGAGTGGCCAAAACCGGCATGTTGTTGGCTGAGGCTAGCAACTCTTTAGGGGCCTACGGCGTTGCCCGCCACCGTCATACACCCGAAATTGAAGCCATATGTACTGGCTTGGCCAGTCAAGAAGTGATGGTGCAGTTTACACCCCACCTCATTCCGATGGTGCGGGGCATTTTGGCCACCATCTACGCCACCTTGCGAGACCCCGGCCTGGTGCGCGACGATCTGCTCACCATCTACAGTGCCTTCTACCGCTCTTCTCCTTGGGTGACGGTGCTGCCCAGCGGCACCTACCCTCAAACCAAGTGGGCCTGGGGCACCAACCGCTGCTACATCGGCCTTGAAACCGACCCCCGCACCGGCCGCGTGATCGTCATGTCTGCGATCGACAACCTGATGAAAGGCCAGGCATCTCAAGCGGTACAATGCCTCAACCTGATGATGGGCCTCGAAGAATCTCTTGGTCTACCGACCACTACCTTTTATCCCTAA
- a CDS encoding response regulator has protein sequence MPFEPKANILLIDDRIENLIALEEILCKLGQNLVTAQSGKEALRCLLNQDFAAILLDVEMPGMDGFETASMIRQRERSQHTPIIFVTAFGTDDQLQMRGYALGAVDYLLKPINPEILISKVSVFVELFKKTQEIQRQSAELAMQKVEIIQEQLARQQAEAANRMKDEFMAIVSHELRTPLNAILGWSKLLLAGKLDESATSRALETINRNALSQAQLIDDILDVARLTSGRVKIHRQPVNLLNLISDELESIRPAANEKGIQLTGEFTSDHCIVSGDIQRLQQILRNLLSNAIKFTPESGQVEVGLKRIISNESGIIGRNQESQQATQRPLPVTAFAQITVADTGIGIDPDFIPQIFEYFRQADSSSTRSHDGLGLGLAIVRQLVELHGGKIDAASEGKDKGSTFTIFLPLHNPTQLDPSAEMPNPESLPSDLALENISVLVVDDNVDNRNYLITALELAGAQVTAVASGQEVIDYLQHSHPDVLLSDIAMPDENGYELLQRVRMVEQERGRTIPAIALTAYAKQEDRHQALSSGFQQFLAKPIDPVQLIEVVAKAARAKVGKLTAL, from the coding sequence ATGCCCTTTGAACCCAAAGCCAACATTCTTCTAATTGACGATCGAATAGAAAATTTGATCGCCCTAGAAGAAATTTTGTGCAAATTGGGGCAGAACCTCGTGACCGCCCAGTCCGGAAAAGAAGCGCTGCGCTGCTTGCTGAATCAGGATTTTGCTGCAATTTTATTGGATGTGGAAATGCCAGGAATGGATGGGTTTGAAACCGCATCCATGATTCGGCAACGAGAGCGATCGCAGCATACACCAATCATCTTTGTCACCGCTTTTGGTACTGACGATCAGTTGCAGATGAGAGGTTATGCGTTGGGTGCAGTGGATTATTTACTTAAACCAATTAATCCCGAAATTCTCATTTCTAAAGTCTCTGTATTTGTTGAACTGTTCAAGAAGACCCAGGAGATCCAGCGGCAATCAGCGGAATTGGCCATGCAGAAGGTCGAGATTATCCAAGAACAGCTTGCTCGTCAACAAGCAGAAGCTGCCAACCGCATGAAAGATGAATTCATGGCGATCGTTTCCCATGAATTACGAACCCCGCTCAACGCGATCTTAGGCTGGTCAAAACTGTTGTTAGCAGGCAAACTTGACGAGAGCGCGACCAGCCGTGCGCTCGAAACGATTAATCGCAATGCCCTGTCTCAAGCGCAACTCATCGATGACATCTTGGATGTCGCCCGCCTAACCAGCGGCAGAGTGAAAATTCATCGACAGCCGGTCAACTTACTCAATTTGATTTCAGACGAACTGGAGTCTATTCGTCCTGCGGCCAACGAAAAAGGTATTCAACTGACGGGTGAGTTTACGTCCGATCACTGCATCGTCAGCGGTGACATCCAGCGCCTACAGCAAATTCTTCGCAACTTACTCTCAAACGCCATCAAATTCACGCCAGAAAGTGGGCAAGTTGAGGTGGGGTTAAAGCGAATCATAAGCAATGAGTCAGGGATAATTGGCAGAAACCAAGAGTCACAACAAGCGACCCAACGCCCTTTACCAGTCACTGCATTTGCCCAAATCACTGTAGCTGACACCGGCATCGGCATTGACCCGGATTTTATACCTCAAATTTTTGAGTACTTTCGCCAAGCAGATTCGTCTTCCACCCGCTCTCATGATGGGTTAGGGCTAGGATTGGCGATCGTCCGCCAACTCGTTGAGCTTCACGGCGGCAAAATTGACGCTGCCAGTGAGGGCAAGGACAAAGGCTCGACCTTCACCATCTTTCTGCCGTTGCACAATCCAACCCAACTTGACCCATCTGCCGAGATGCCAAACCCGGAGTCATTGCCTAGCGATTTAGCCCTAGAAAATATCTCTGTTTTAGTGGTAGATGACAATGTTGATAATCGAAACTATTTAATCACTGCGCTGGAGCTAGCGGGTGCTCAAGTCACAGCGGTGGCGAGTGGACAAGAGGTGATAGATTACCTACAACACTCGCATCCCGATGTGTTGTTAAGTGACATTGCCATGCCCGACGAAAATGGTTATGAACTACTGCAACGAGTTCGGATGGTTGAGCAAGAGCGGGGGAGGACAATCCCGGCGATCGCCCTAACGGCCTATGCCAAGCAAGAGGATCGACATCAAGCACTCTCAAGTGGCTTCCAACAATTCCTTGCCAAACCCATTGATCCAGTTCAGTTGATTGAAGTCGTAGCAAAGGCAGCTAGAGCGAAAGTCGGCAAGCTGACAGCCCTCTAA